From the Apis cerana isolate GH-2021 linkage group LG3, AcerK_1.0, whole genome shotgun sequence genome, one window contains:
- the LOC107998229 gene encoding active breakpoint cluster region-related protein isoform X3, producing MSVFGDFQRVWVQRFPDSALPAAWEEDVRANLVKHKQKVTALREELEKEEFYVEYLERLLADVERHKQLANSNIITSPDKQQPIESQNQHSCQAAENNLTNSTSTSHIQHVESSISSLPASEDISKFQDKCVTELSSTLNTCKRPKSEIPRCPDKVPELRRNSDPDVPSNYVTVIEVTGSSKKDKNEESLKEEDEKDLENAINEDGEDGDAEVSEEEPYYDSVALDQTGEYVYIDARVPPVGNNNGSRAPPRRPPSLPDSPGNQSNYVNIDYFIQHRVADSEDEEGASPAPILLRALSTDNETGSSDAEPLSLSEGSLESPTPTTPRRQEKSKEREDDRTSMIKCIINSVVESETIYVECLNVMLQYMKAIRATLTTSQPVISEDEFGTMFYKIPELHALHQTFLDGLRKKLEKWDIKTTIGEQFKVMASNIGLYGAFLHNYARATDTVRRCSAHSTQFGEITRDIRLRGFPKGPGLSLEDLLHKPVARVQKNALVLHDLLKHTPVNHADHAPLSEALAMTRNFLDEFNIIQTKSMFPSHDRAQRRLVKNSFVVELSDGHRKLRHLFLFNDVIACAKYKASGRDKFTFELKWYVPVAEAAVTEDGVEPRETSPANVVALRSQACTVRDQILWEERNDEKRIRLGGRGSEKNRKKLAELEAQLVLASPNLVLRVAHKSQHRVQNSYTFFLSSEFERSQWVEAVEALQQGGQPPGPLPLSMYELQAWVTACRTYLQTDMGSYLLRSGRDESLLLGDLHLTLLGLTPPGLDRVGDLYIIVEVDSYGHYFKRARSRVARGQAPTWGETFVVELEGSQNVRILLYEECGTRSVLRGKCIQRLSRSWLQSDQIERSLNLGPATLDVALRFVPSEVTLRRVPSAKPQGLFGAKIQQVCKREKRDVPFIITACVREVERRGVGEVGLYRVSGSASDLTKLRKSFESNSYEAEQLLKEVDVHSVTGVLKLYLREMPEALFTDALYPAFLEAFQTGELSKGAALRRVYESLPAVNKAVIDFLLAHLIRVNKHEAQNKMSLHNLATVFGPTLLRPGTNSRSDVKSRDPLAAGTVDVMAQAGILYCFLQMHMQQNNQSL from the exons ATGAGTGTTTTTGGAGATTTTCAGCGTGTCTGGGTACAAAGATTCCCGGACAGCGCCTTGCCGGCGGCCTGGGAAGAGGATGTCAGGGCCAATCTAGTCAAGCATAAACAGAAG GTAACTGCTTTGAGAGAAGAacttgaaaaagaagaattttatgtagaatatttagaaagattATTGGCAGATGTTGAACGTCATAAGCAATTGGCAAATAGCAATATTATAACATCTCCTGATAAACAGCAGCCTATAGAATCTCAAAATCAGCATAGTTGTCAAGCAGCAGagaataatttaactaattctACAAGCACATCTCATATTCAACATGTGGAATCATCAATTTCTTCCCTTCCTGCATCTGAAGATATAAGTAAATTTCAGGACAAATGTGTAACTGAGTTAAGTTCTACTCTTAATACATGCAAAAGACCCAAAAGTGAAATACCTAGGTGTCCTGATAAAGTGCCTGAACTTAGAAGAAACAGTGACCCAGATGTGCCAAGTAATTATGTCACTGTAATTGAAGTGACAGGAAgttcaaaaaaagataaaaatgaagaatctcTCAAAGAGGAAGATGAAAAag atttagaaAATGCAATTAATGAAGATGGAGAGGATGGTGATGCAGAAGTATCAGAGGAAGAACCTTATTATGATTCTGTAGCTTTAGATCAAACAggagaatatgtatatattgatgCACGTGTTCCACCTGTTGGAAATAATAATGGCAGTAGAGCACCACCAAGGAGACCACCCTCTTTGCCAGATTCACCAGGAAATCAAAGCAATTATGTCaacattgattattttataca acACAGAGTTGCAGATAGTGAAGATGAAGAAGGTGCAAGTCCTGCACCAATTTTATTACGTGCTCTTAGCACTGATAATGAAACTGGTAGTAGTGATGCAGAACCTTTAAGTTTAAGTGAGGGTAGTTTAGAATCACCAACGCCAACTACACCTCGCCGACAGGAGAAAAGTAAAGAGCGTGAAGATGATAGAACATCTatgattaaatgtattataaactcAGTAGTGGAGAGTGAAACTATTTATGTTGAATGTTTAAACGTTATGTTACAA tatATGAAAGCTATCAGAGCGACATTAACAACATCTCAACCTGTTATATCTGAAGATGAATTTGGTACAATGTTTTACAAAATTCCTGAATTACATGCATTGCATCAAACATTTTTGGATGgtcttagaaaaaaattagaaaaatgggATATTAAAACTACTATAGGTGAACAATTTAAA gtAATGGCTAGCAATATAGGATTATATGGAgcttttttacataattatgcTCGTGCTACTGATACTGTACGAAGATGTTCTGCACATTCCACTCAATTTGGTGAAATTACAAGAGATATAAGACTCAGAGGATTTCCGAAAGGACCAGGTTTATCTCTTGAAGATCTCTTGCATAAACCAGTAGCTCGTGTACAAAAAAATGCATTAGTATTGCAT GATCTTCTTAAGCACACACCAGTGAATCATGCAGATCATGCACCACTTTCAGAAGCTCTTGCTATGACTAGAAATTTTCTAgacgaatttaatataattcaaacaaaatcaatgtttccg aGTCATGATAGAGCACAAAGAAGATTGGTAAAAAATTCGTTTGTGGTAGAACTTTCTGATGGTCATAGAAAATTGAGacatcttttccttttcaatgATGTAATTGCATGTGCAAAATATAAAGCTTCTGGTAgagataaatttacatttgaatTGAAATGGTATGTACCAGTGGCAGAAGCGGCAGTGACAGAAGATGGTGTAGAACCACGTGAAACTAGTCCAGCTAATGTTGTAGCTTTGag atCACAAGCATGTACAGTACGTGATCAGATTCTATGGGAAGAACGAAATGATGAGAAACGAATTAGACTTGGTGGTAGAGgttcagaaaaaaatagaaagaaacttGCTGAGCTTGAGGCTCAATTAGTATTAGCATCTCCAAATTTAGTATTACGCGTTGCACATAAAAGTCAGCATCGAGTACAAAATTCGTATACATTCTTTCTATCCAGTGAATTTGAACGTTCTCAGTGGGTTGAAGCAGTGGAGGCATTGCAACAG ggTGGACAACCACCAGGGCCACTTCCTTTATCAATGTATGAATTGCAAGCATGGGTTACAGCCTGTCGTACTTATCTTCAAACAGATATGGgaagttatttattaagatcaGGACGTGATGAAAGTTTATTACTAGGCGATCTTCATTTAACTTTACTTGGCTTGACACCACCAGGTTTAGATAGAGTTGGAGATCTTTATATCATTGTTGAAGTTGATAGTTATGGACACTATTTTAAACGAGCAAGAAGTCGAGTTGCGAGAGGTCAAGCTCCAACGTGgg gtgAAACATTCGTTGTGGAATTGGAAGGAAGTCAAAATGTTAGAATTCTCTTATATGAAGAATGTGGAACACGTTCTGTATTACGAGGCAAATGTATACAAAGATTGAGTAGATCTTGGCTTCAATCAGATCAAATAGAAAGATCATTAAATTTAGGTCCAGCTACATTAGATGTGGCTCTTCGTTTTGTTCCAAGTGAAGTGACATTAAGACGTGTACCATCGGCTAAACCTCAAGGTCTATTTGGAGCTAAAATTCAACAAGTGTGCAA acgTGAAAAACGTGACGTTCCTTTTATTATAACAGCATGCGTTAGAGAAGTGGAAAGGAGAGGAGTTGGTGAAGTTGGATTATATCGTGTTTCTGGTTCAGCTTCAGATTTAACAAAATTGCGTAAATCTTTTGAAAGCAATTCATATGAAGCAGAACAATTACTTAAAGAG gTTGACGTTCATTCTGTAACGGgtgtattgaaattatatcttcGTGAAATGCCAGAAGCTCTCTTCACAGATGCTCTTTACCCAGCATTCTTAGAAGCATTTCAAACTGGCGAATTATCAAAAGGTGCTGCTCTTAGAAGAGTATACGAAAGTCTACCAGCCGTGAATAAGGCAGTCATTGACTTTCTACTTGCTCATTTGATACGAGTTAATAAACACGAGGCTCAAAATAAAATGTCCTTGCACAACTTAGCGACGGTGTTCGGGCCGACGCTTCTACGTCCTGGTACGAATTCGCGATCTGACGTAAAAAGTCGGGATCCTTTAGCTGCAGGGACCGTAGATGTAATGGCACAGGCCGGTATACTTTATTGTTTTTTGCAGATGCATATGCAACAGAACAATCAGTCACTCTAG
- the LOC107998229 gene encoding active breakpoint cluster region-related protein isoform X1 — protein sequence MSVFGDFQRVWVQRFPDSALPAAWEEDVRANLVKHKQKVTALREELEKEEFYVEYLERLLADVERHKQLANSNIITSPDKQQPIESQNQHSCQAAENNLTNSTSTSHIQHVESSISSLPASEDISKFQDKCVTELSSTLNTCKRPKSEIPRCPDKVPELRRNSDPDVPSNYVTVIEVTGSSKKDKNEESLKEEDEKDLENAINEDGEDGDAEVSEEEPYYDSVALDQTGEYVYIDARVPPVGNNNGSRAPPRRPPSLPDSPGNQSNYVNIDYFIQHRVADSEDEEGASPAPILLRALSTDNETGSSDAEPLSLSEGSLESPTPTTPRRQEKSKEREDDRTSMIKCIINSVVESETIYVECLNVMLQYMKAIRATLTTSQPVISEDEFGTMFYKIPELHALHQTFLDGLRKKLEKWDIKTTIGEQFKVMASNIGLYGAFLHNYARATDTVRRCSAHSTQFGEITRDIRLRGFPKGPGLSLEDLLHKPVARVQKNALVLHDLLKHTPVNHADHAPLSEALAMTRNFLDEFNIIQTKSMFPSHDRAQRRLVKNSFVVELSDGHRKLRHLFLFNDVIACAKYKASGRDKFTFELKWYVPVAEAAVTEDGVEPRETSPANVVALRSQACTVRDQILWEERNDEKRIRLGGRGSEKNRKKLAELEAQLVLASPNLVLRVAHKSQHRVQNSYTFFLSSEFERSQWVEAVEALQQVMRSHMYLDKSKGGQPPGPLPLSMYELQAWVTACRTYLQTDMGSYLLRSGRDESLLLGDLHLTLLGLTPPGLDRVGDLYIIVEVDSYGHYFKRARSRVARGQAPTWGETFVVELEGSQNVRILLYEECGTRSVLRGKCIQRLSRSWLQSDQIERSLNLGPATLDVALRFVPSEVTLRRVPSAKPQGLFGAKIQQVCKREKRDVPFIITACVREVERRGVGEVGLYRVSGSASDLTKLRKSFESNSYEAEQLLKEVDVHSVTGVLKLYLREMPEALFTDALYPAFLEAFQTGELSKGAALRRVYESLPAVNKAVIDFLLAHLIRVNKHEAQNKMSLHNLATVFGPTLLRPGTNSRSDVKSRDPLAAGTVDVMAQAGILYCFLQMHMQQNNQSL from the exons ATGAGTGTTTTTGGAGATTTTCAGCGTGTCTGGGTACAAAGATTCCCGGACAGCGCCTTGCCGGCGGCCTGGGAAGAGGATGTCAGGGCCAATCTAGTCAAGCATAAACAGAAG GTAACTGCTTTGAGAGAAGAacttgaaaaagaagaattttatgtagaatatttagaaagattATTGGCAGATGTTGAACGTCATAAGCAATTGGCAAATAGCAATATTATAACATCTCCTGATAAACAGCAGCCTATAGAATCTCAAAATCAGCATAGTTGTCAAGCAGCAGagaataatttaactaattctACAAGCACATCTCATATTCAACATGTGGAATCATCAATTTCTTCCCTTCCTGCATCTGAAGATATAAGTAAATTTCAGGACAAATGTGTAACTGAGTTAAGTTCTACTCTTAATACATGCAAAAGACCCAAAAGTGAAATACCTAGGTGTCCTGATAAAGTGCCTGAACTTAGAAGAAACAGTGACCCAGATGTGCCAAGTAATTATGTCACTGTAATTGAAGTGACAGGAAgttcaaaaaaagataaaaatgaagaatctcTCAAAGAGGAAGATGAAAAag atttagaaAATGCAATTAATGAAGATGGAGAGGATGGTGATGCAGAAGTATCAGAGGAAGAACCTTATTATGATTCTGTAGCTTTAGATCAAACAggagaatatgtatatattgatgCACGTGTTCCACCTGTTGGAAATAATAATGGCAGTAGAGCACCACCAAGGAGACCACCCTCTTTGCCAGATTCACCAGGAAATCAAAGCAATTATGTCaacattgattattttataca acACAGAGTTGCAGATAGTGAAGATGAAGAAGGTGCAAGTCCTGCACCAATTTTATTACGTGCTCTTAGCACTGATAATGAAACTGGTAGTAGTGATGCAGAACCTTTAAGTTTAAGTGAGGGTAGTTTAGAATCACCAACGCCAACTACACCTCGCCGACAGGAGAAAAGTAAAGAGCGTGAAGATGATAGAACATCTatgattaaatgtattataaactcAGTAGTGGAGAGTGAAACTATTTATGTTGAATGTTTAAACGTTATGTTACAA tatATGAAAGCTATCAGAGCGACATTAACAACATCTCAACCTGTTATATCTGAAGATGAATTTGGTACAATGTTTTACAAAATTCCTGAATTACATGCATTGCATCAAACATTTTTGGATGgtcttagaaaaaaattagaaaaatgggATATTAAAACTACTATAGGTGAACAATTTAAA gtAATGGCTAGCAATATAGGATTATATGGAgcttttttacataattatgcTCGTGCTACTGATACTGTACGAAGATGTTCTGCACATTCCACTCAATTTGGTGAAATTACAAGAGATATAAGACTCAGAGGATTTCCGAAAGGACCAGGTTTATCTCTTGAAGATCTCTTGCATAAACCAGTAGCTCGTGTACAAAAAAATGCATTAGTATTGCAT GATCTTCTTAAGCACACACCAGTGAATCATGCAGATCATGCACCACTTTCAGAAGCTCTTGCTATGACTAGAAATTTTCTAgacgaatttaatataattcaaacaaaatcaatgtttccg aGTCATGATAGAGCACAAAGAAGATTGGTAAAAAATTCGTTTGTGGTAGAACTTTCTGATGGTCATAGAAAATTGAGacatcttttccttttcaatgATGTAATTGCATGTGCAAAATATAAAGCTTCTGGTAgagataaatttacatttgaatTGAAATGGTATGTACCAGTGGCAGAAGCGGCAGTGACAGAAGATGGTGTAGAACCACGTGAAACTAGTCCAGCTAATGTTGTAGCTTTGag atCACAAGCATGTACAGTACGTGATCAGATTCTATGGGAAGAACGAAATGATGAGAAACGAATTAGACTTGGTGGTAGAGgttcagaaaaaaatagaaagaaacttGCTGAGCTTGAGGCTCAATTAGTATTAGCATCTCCAAATTTAGTATTACGCGTTGCACATAAAAGTCAGCATCGAGTACAAAATTCGTATACATTCTTTCTATCCAGTGAATTTGAACGTTCTCAGTGGGTTGAAGCAGTGGAGGCATTGCAACAGGTAATGCGTTCCCATATGTACCTAGATAAGTCAAAG ggTGGACAACCACCAGGGCCACTTCCTTTATCAATGTATGAATTGCAAGCATGGGTTACAGCCTGTCGTACTTATCTTCAAACAGATATGGgaagttatttattaagatcaGGACGTGATGAAAGTTTATTACTAGGCGATCTTCATTTAACTTTACTTGGCTTGACACCACCAGGTTTAGATAGAGTTGGAGATCTTTATATCATTGTTGAAGTTGATAGTTATGGACACTATTTTAAACGAGCAAGAAGTCGAGTTGCGAGAGGTCAAGCTCCAACGTGgg gtgAAACATTCGTTGTGGAATTGGAAGGAAGTCAAAATGTTAGAATTCTCTTATATGAAGAATGTGGAACACGTTCTGTATTACGAGGCAAATGTATACAAAGATTGAGTAGATCTTGGCTTCAATCAGATCAAATAGAAAGATCATTAAATTTAGGTCCAGCTACATTAGATGTGGCTCTTCGTTTTGTTCCAAGTGAAGTGACATTAAGACGTGTACCATCGGCTAAACCTCAAGGTCTATTTGGAGCTAAAATTCAACAAGTGTGCAA acgTGAAAAACGTGACGTTCCTTTTATTATAACAGCATGCGTTAGAGAAGTGGAAAGGAGAGGAGTTGGTGAAGTTGGATTATATCGTGTTTCTGGTTCAGCTTCAGATTTAACAAAATTGCGTAAATCTTTTGAAAGCAATTCATATGAAGCAGAACAATTACTTAAAGAG gTTGACGTTCATTCTGTAACGGgtgtattgaaattatatcttcGTGAAATGCCAGAAGCTCTCTTCACAGATGCTCTTTACCCAGCATTCTTAGAAGCATTTCAAACTGGCGAATTATCAAAAGGTGCTGCTCTTAGAAGAGTATACGAAAGTCTACCAGCCGTGAATAAGGCAGTCATTGACTTTCTACTTGCTCATTTGATACGAGTTAATAAACACGAGGCTCAAAATAAAATGTCCTTGCACAACTTAGCGACGGTGTTCGGGCCGACGCTTCTACGTCCTGGTACGAATTCGCGATCTGACGTAAAAAGTCGGGATCCTTTAGCTGCAGGGACCGTAGATGTAATGGCACAGGCCGGTATACTTTATTGTTTTTTGCAGATGCATATGCAACAGAACAATCAGTCACTCTAG
- the LOC107998229 gene encoding active breakpoint cluster region-related protein isoform X2 encodes MSVFGDFQRVWVQRFPDSALPAAWEEDVRANLVKHKQKVTALREELEKEEFYVEYLERLLADVERHKQLANSNIITSPDKQQPIESQNQHSCQAAENNLTNSTSTSHIQHVESSISSLPASEDISKFQDKCVTELSSTLNTCKRPKSEIPRCPDKVPELRRNSDPDVPSNYVTVIEVTGSSKKDKNEESLKEEDEKDLENAINEDGEDGDAEVSEEEPYYDSVALDQTGEYVYIDARVPPVGNNNGSRAPPRRPPSLPDSPGNQSNYVNIDYFIQHRVADSEDEEGASPAPILLRALSTDNETGSSDAEPLSLSEGSLESPTPTTPRRQEKSKEREDDRTSMIKCIINSVVESETIYVECLNVMLQYMKAIRATLTTSQPVISEDEFGTMFYKIPELHALHQTFLDGLRKKLEKWDIKTTIGEQFKVMASNIGLYGAFLHNYARATDTVRRCSAHSTQFGEITRDIRLRGFPKGPGLSLEDLLHKPVARVQKNALVLHDLLKHTPVNHADHAPLSEALAMTRNFLDEFNIIQTKSMFPSHDRAQRRLVKNSFVVELSDGHRKLRHLFLFNDVIACAKYKASGRDKFTFELKWYVPVAEAAVTEDGVEPRETSPANVVALRSQACTVRDQILWEERNDEKRIRLGGRGSEKNRKKLAELEAQLVLASPNLVLRVAHKSQHRVQNSYTFFLSSEFERSQWVEAVEALQQVMRSHMYLDKSKGGQPPGPLPLSMYELQAWVTACRTYLQTDMGSYLLRSGRDESLLLGDLHLTLLGLTPPGLDRVGDLYIIVEVDSYGHYFKRARSRVARGQAPTWGETFVVELEGSQNVRILLYEECGTRSVLRGKCIQRLSRSWLQSDQIERSLNLGPATLDVALRFVPSEVTLRRVPSAKPQGLFGAKIQQVCKREKRDVPFIITACVREVERRGVGEVGLYRVSGSASDLTKLRKSFESNSYEAEQLLKEVDVHSVTGVLKLYLREMPEALFTDALYPAFLEAFQTGELSKGAALRRVYESLPAVNKAVIDFLLAHLIRVNKHEAQNKMSLHNLATVFGPTLLRPDAYATEQSVTLVERFLLIHRSVSCFLRVSLEIELAATYAVM; translated from the exons ATGAGTGTTTTTGGAGATTTTCAGCGTGTCTGGGTACAAAGATTCCCGGACAGCGCCTTGCCGGCGGCCTGGGAAGAGGATGTCAGGGCCAATCTAGTCAAGCATAAACAGAAG GTAACTGCTTTGAGAGAAGAacttgaaaaagaagaattttatgtagaatatttagaaagattATTGGCAGATGTTGAACGTCATAAGCAATTGGCAAATAGCAATATTATAACATCTCCTGATAAACAGCAGCCTATAGAATCTCAAAATCAGCATAGTTGTCAAGCAGCAGagaataatttaactaattctACAAGCACATCTCATATTCAACATGTGGAATCATCAATTTCTTCCCTTCCTGCATCTGAAGATATAAGTAAATTTCAGGACAAATGTGTAACTGAGTTAAGTTCTACTCTTAATACATGCAAAAGACCCAAAAGTGAAATACCTAGGTGTCCTGATAAAGTGCCTGAACTTAGAAGAAACAGTGACCCAGATGTGCCAAGTAATTATGTCACTGTAATTGAAGTGACAGGAAgttcaaaaaaagataaaaatgaagaatctcTCAAAGAGGAAGATGAAAAag atttagaaAATGCAATTAATGAAGATGGAGAGGATGGTGATGCAGAAGTATCAGAGGAAGAACCTTATTATGATTCTGTAGCTTTAGATCAAACAggagaatatgtatatattgatgCACGTGTTCCACCTGTTGGAAATAATAATGGCAGTAGAGCACCACCAAGGAGACCACCCTCTTTGCCAGATTCACCAGGAAATCAAAGCAATTATGTCaacattgattattttataca acACAGAGTTGCAGATAGTGAAGATGAAGAAGGTGCAAGTCCTGCACCAATTTTATTACGTGCTCTTAGCACTGATAATGAAACTGGTAGTAGTGATGCAGAACCTTTAAGTTTAAGTGAGGGTAGTTTAGAATCACCAACGCCAACTACACCTCGCCGACAGGAGAAAAGTAAAGAGCGTGAAGATGATAGAACATCTatgattaaatgtattataaactcAGTAGTGGAGAGTGAAACTATTTATGTTGAATGTTTAAACGTTATGTTACAA tatATGAAAGCTATCAGAGCGACATTAACAACATCTCAACCTGTTATATCTGAAGATGAATTTGGTACAATGTTTTACAAAATTCCTGAATTACATGCATTGCATCAAACATTTTTGGATGgtcttagaaaaaaattagaaaaatgggATATTAAAACTACTATAGGTGAACAATTTAAA gtAATGGCTAGCAATATAGGATTATATGGAgcttttttacataattatgcTCGTGCTACTGATACTGTACGAAGATGTTCTGCACATTCCACTCAATTTGGTGAAATTACAAGAGATATAAGACTCAGAGGATTTCCGAAAGGACCAGGTTTATCTCTTGAAGATCTCTTGCATAAACCAGTAGCTCGTGTACAAAAAAATGCATTAGTATTGCAT GATCTTCTTAAGCACACACCAGTGAATCATGCAGATCATGCACCACTTTCAGAAGCTCTTGCTATGACTAGAAATTTTCTAgacgaatttaatataattcaaacaaaatcaatgtttccg aGTCATGATAGAGCACAAAGAAGATTGGTAAAAAATTCGTTTGTGGTAGAACTTTCTGATGGTCATAGAAAATTGAGacatcttttccttttcaatgATGTAATTGCATGTGCAAAATATAAAGCTTCTGGTAgagataaatttacatttgaatTGAAATGGTATGTACCAGTGGCAGAAGCGGCAGTGACAGAAGATGGTGTAGAACCACGTGAAACTAGTCCAGCTAATGTTGTAGCTTTGag atCACAAGCATGTACAGTACGTGATCAGATTCTATGGGAAGAACGAAATGATGAGAAACGAATTAGACTTGGTGGTAGAGgttcagaaaaaaatagaaagaaacttGCTGAGCTTGAGGCTCAATTAGTATTAGCATCTCCAAATTTAGTATTACGCGTTGCACATAAAAGTCAGCATCGAGTACAAAATTCGTATACATTCTTTCTATCCAGTGAATTTGAACGTTCTCAGTGGGTTGAAGCAGTGGAGGCATTGCAACAGGTAATGCGTTCCCATATGTACCTAGATAAGTCAAAG ggTGGACAACCACCAGGGCCACTTCCTTTATCAATGTATGAATTGCAAGCATGGGTTACAGCCTGTCGTACTTATCTTCAAACAGATATGGgaagttatttattaagatcaGGACGTGATGAAAGTTTATTACTAGGCGATCTTCATTTAACTTTACTTGGCTTGACACCACCAGGTTTAGATAGAGTTGGAGATCTTTATATCATTGTTGAAGTTGATAGTTATGGACACTATTTTAAACGAGCAAGAAGTCGAGTTGCGAGAGGTCAAGCTCCAACGTGgg gtgAAACATTCGTTGTGGAATTGGAAGGAAGTCAAAATGTTAGAATTCTCTTATATGAAGAATGTGGAACACGTTCTGTATTACGAGGCAAATGTATACAAAGATTGAGTAGATCTTGGCTTCAATCAGATCAAATAGAAAGATCATTAAATTTAGGTCCAGCTACATTAGATGTGGCTCTTCGTTTTGTTCCAAGTGAAGTGACATTAAGACGTGTACCATCGGCTAAACCTCAAGGTCTATTTGGAGCTAAAATTCAACAAGTGTGCAA acgTGAAAAACGTGACGTTCCTTTTATTATAACAGCATGCGTTAGAGAAGTGGAAAGGAGAGGAGTTGGTGAAGTTGGATTATATCGTGTTTCTGGTTCAGCTTCAGATTTAACAAAATTGCGTAAATCTTTTGAAAGCAATTCATATGAAGCAGAACAATTACTTAAAGAG gTTGACGTTCATTCTGTAACGGgtgtattgaaattatatcttcGTGAAATGCCAGAAGCTCTCTTCACAGATGCTCTTTACCCAGCATTCTTAGAAGCATTTCAAACTGGCGAATTATCAAAAGGTGCTGCTCTTAGAAGAGTATACGAAAGTCTACCAGCCGTGAATAAGGCAGTCATTGACTTTCTACTTGCTCATTTGATACGAGTTAATAAACACGAGGCTCAAAATAAAATGTCCTTGCACAACTTAGCGACGGTGTTCGGGCCGACGCTTCTACGTCCTG ATGCATATGCAACAGAACAATCAGTCACTCTAGTCGAGAGGTTCTTGTTGATACATCGTAGCGTCAGCTGCTTTTTGCGAGTCTCATTGGAAATTGAACTCGCAGCAACTTACGCTGTAATGTAA